The Pseudomonas sp. B21-023 genomic interval ATGCAGGCTTTCATGGACGTGGTGGCCAACAATTTTCCTGGAGTACGCATCCGTTACCAGGCTCAGATACAGCGGGCCGTTACGTGCGGGCAGATAAGTAATGTCGGCAACCCAGACGTGCTCTGGCCTTGTCGGTACGACTTGGCTTGGGCCGGGCTTAAGTAAGTTGGGATGACGGTAGAAGCGATGAAAGCTCTGCGTTGTCTTGTGATACGCCCGCTTAGGCAGCACTAGCAAGCGGCGCTCACCCAAGACCTGGAAAAGCCTGTCTCGGCCGAGCTGGACTCGTCTGTCAGGTTGGCAATGCAGCAGATAGTGCAGCTTGCGTGTACCCAGACGAGGCTGGCGCATCCGGATTTGCTGTACGAACTCAACCACTCGATCCGTCTGGCGCTCTTTGTCATCAGCGGCTTGGTTGCGCTTGTAGTATGCCTGTCGACTGATGCCTAGAAACTGACAAGCCCTGGCAATGCTCAGTCCTGCGACTTGACCTTGCGTGAGGACTTGCCGGATCGCTTTTTTACGACCGATACACCGTAGTCATTTTTCAGAACATCAACGACCGTCTCAAAGAACTGAGCCTTCTGACTCATCAGCTCAAGCTGCTGCTCAAGCTCTTTGATTCGCTGCTCTGGAGTGAGCGTTTTGGGGTCAGACATCGCGCAGCTCCTCTCGTCGCGGATCGAGGCCCCCTGGCTCCAATCCTGCCGACCGTGCTTACGCAACCATACCAGAACCGTAGATTTTCCTTGGATGCCGTACCGCTCCCGGGCCTGGGTGCAGGTCAGCTCGCCTTTTTCGATCTGATCGACCACTGCCAATTTAAAAGACAGCGAGTAATCACGCTGTGTGCGCTTTACACCTTGATCCATCTGACTCTCCGGAAATTCGGGATGGGAGGTGTAAACCTTATTCAGGACGGGACATGCTCAAGAAAAAGGGCAGCCGAGGCTGCCCTTTCCTACCTTGCAATCCGCTTATTCAGCCAGCTTGAAGGTGATGAAGCTGGCACGCCCCTGGCGCAGCACGCGCATGGACACCGAACGGTTCTTCGGCAATTCCTTGGCGATCTCGGTGAACTGCTTGGCCGAGGCAATGGCCTGGTTGTTCAGGTGGCTGATCACATCGCCCGGACGCAGGCCGATCATGGCCGCCGGGCCATCCTGGACTTCCTTGATGACCACCCCACCCTTGAGTTCGAGCGACTTTTTCTGCTCGGCACTGAGGTCGGCGACAGATACGCCCAGACGGTTGCTGCTGCGCTCGGCGCTGCCATCGGCACCCGCACCCATGCCGATGTCGGCGTCATCCTCGGGCAATGCGCCGATGGTCACATCCAGGTTCTGGCGCTTGCCATTGCGGATGATCTCAAGCTTGGCTTTCTCGCCATCTTTCAGGCTGCCCACCAGGTGCGGCAGGTCGGCGGACATGACGATCGGCTGGCCATTCATGCTCAGGATCACGTCGCCCACCTGCAGGCCGCCCTTGGCTGCCGGGCCGTTTTCCAGGACCTGGGCCACCAGGGCACCGGCCGGCTTGTCCAGGCCGAACGACTCGGCCAGGTCCTTGTTGACCTCCTGGATCACCACGCCCAGCCAGCCGCGGCTGACCTTGCCGTCTTTCTTCAACTGGTTCGATACATCGATCGCCACGTCGATCGGGATGGCGAACGACAGGCCCATGAAGCCGCCGGAACGGGTGAAGATCTGCGAGTTGATGCCCACCACCTCGCCTTTCATGTTGAACAGCGGCCCACCGGAGTTGCCCGGGTTGATCGCCACGTCGGTCTGGATGAACGGCACATAGGTGTCGTTGGGCAGCGTGCGGCCCTTGGCGCTGACGATACCCTTGGTCACCGAGTGGTCGAAGCCGAACGGCGAACCGATGGCCAGCACCCATTCACCGACCTTGAGCTTTTCCGAATCGCCCAGTTTGACGGTCGGCAGCTTCTTGCCGTCGACCTTGAGCAACGCCACGTCGGTGCGTGGGTCGGTACCCACCAGCTTGGCCTGCAGCTCGCTGCGGTCGGACAGGCGGACGATGATCTCGTCAGCGTCGGCCACCACATGGTTGTTGGTCAGCACGTAGCCGTCACTGGAAATGATGAAGCCCGACCCCAGCGACTGCGCCTCACGCTGGCGATCACCGCGCGGCGAACGCGGCTGCTGCGGCATGTTGCGCTCGAAGAACTCGCGGAACATCGGCGGCAGGCCTTCCAGGTCGGGCATCTGCCCGGCGGCGACACGGCGGTCCGGCAGCTTCTGCTTGGTACTGATGTTGACCACCGCCGGCGAGGCCTGCTCGACCAGGGTGGTGAAGTCCGGCAGGGACTCCTCGGCCTGGGCACTGAGCACCTGGCCGAGCATCAGCACGGCAGCGAACATCGATAGGTAGGTTTTCAAGCGTGGTATTGACATACGGCTCCCGTCACAACGAGCGTAGTTAGCAGTAAGGTTCCCGCAGACGCAGGAAAGGCCAGACTCCGAGAAGCCTGACCTATAGAAAATTTGCGGCAGGATTGCAAATGACAATGCCTTAATTTCATGTCAGCTCTGTGTAACAAGAGCTGTCAGGGCACTGCTCAGTCATTGACGCGCCTGGGCATCCTGGGCCCGCATCGACAAGGCGACACGCTCGGCAGTGCCCAGCGGAATCTCGCCGACCACCGTGACCATCACCTTGCCCTTGGGCGTGGTCA includes:
- a CDS encoding DegQ family serine endoprotease, with product MFAAVLMLGQVLSAQAEESLPDFTTLVEQASPAVVNISTKQKLPDRRVAAGQMPDLEGLPPMFREFFERNMPQQPRSPRGDRQREAQSLGSGFIISSDGYVLTNNHVVADADEIIVRLSDRSELQAKLVGTDPRTDVALLKVDGKKLPTVKLGDSEKLKVGEWVLAIGSPFGFDHSVTKGIVSAKGRTLPNDTYVPFIQTDVAINPGNSGGPLFNMKGEVVGINSQIFTRSGGFMGLSFAIPIDVAIDVSNQLKKDGKVSRGWLGVVIQEVNKDLAESFGLDKPAGALVAQVLENGPAAKGGLQVGDVILSMNGQPIVMSADLPHLVGSLKDGEKAKLEIIRNGKRQNLDVTIGALPEDDADIGMGAGADGSAERSSNRLGVSVADLSAEQKKSLELKGGVVIKEVQDGPAAMIGLRPGDVISHLNNQAIASAKQFTEIAKELPKNRSVSMRVLRQGRASFITFKLAE
- a CDS encoding IS3 family transposase (programmed frameshift) gives rise to the protein MDQGVKRTQRDYSLSFKLAVVDQIEKGELTCTQARERYGIQGKSTVLVWLRKHGRQDWSQGASIRDERSCAMSDPKTLTPEQRIKELEQQLELMSQKAQFFETVVDVLKNDYGVSVGKKAIRQVLTQGQVAGLSIARACQFLGISRQAYYKRNQAADDKERQTDRVVEFVQQIRMRQPRLGTRKLHYLLHCQPDRRVQLGRDRLFQVLGERRLLVLPKRAYHKTTQSFHRFYRHPNLLKPGPSQVVPTRPEHVWVADITYLPARNGPLYLSLVTDAYSRKIVGHHVHESLHAESVAQAFKQALRKRRRRQPLVHHSDRGIQYCSTLYQSLHQRHDVQCSMTDGYDCYQNALAERINGILKTELLLRIPEDLEQARKMVDEAVQIYNTERPHMALKNKTPDAVHRAF